A part of Amycolatopsis camponoti genomic DNA contains:
- a CDS encoding enediyne biosynthesis protein — MATPTLTKVDSAPPKRTNKVITALRRFAISITVFNIIGYTVLGFEQPWLYPFVALATAYTTEIGLEIINARVTKRDVRFRGNGFKGLMEFLLPAHITGLALNMLTYVNDQILVMMFGVVVAVGAKWILQAPVYGRMRHYMNPSNFGITIILLVFPWASIAPPYHFTEQIPTWGGWLIVGIILVSGTVLNALLTGRMWLIAGWLSFFVVQAFVRGWLFGTSIPGALAMGTGVAFVLYTNYMVTDPGTSPSKKGSQFLFGAGVALTYGFFTAVHVAYGLFLATATVCLIRGLFLWGLHFSNKARIKFEADQAAQKAKLELAAAPPADGEKPGAVAA; from the coding sequence ATGGCCACCCCGACGCTGACCAAGGTGGACAGTGCGCCACCGAAGCGGACCAACAAGGTCATCACCGCCCTGCGGCGCTTCGCGATCTCGATCACCGTCTTCAACATCATCGGCTACACCGTGCTCGGTTTCGAGCAGCCGTGGCTGTACCCGTTCGTCGCGCTGGCGACCGCGTACACCACGGAGATCGGCCTCGAGATCATCAACGCCCGGGTGACCAAGCGTGACGTCCGGTTCCGGGGCAACGGGTTCAAGGGACTCATGGAGTTCCTGCTGCCGGCGCACATCACCGGTCTCGCGCTGAACATGCTGACCTACGTCAACGACCAGATCCTCGTGATGATGTTCGGCGTCGTCGTCGCGGTCGGCGCCAAGTGGATCCTCCAGGCGCCGGTGTACGGCCGCATGCGGCACTACATGAACCCGTCGAACTTCGGCATCACGATCATCCTGCTCGTGTTCCCGTGGGCCAGCATCGCCCCGCCGTACCACTTCACCGAGCAGATCCCCACCTGGGGTGGCTGGCTGATCGTCGGCATCATCCTCGTGTCGGGCACGGTGCTCAACGCGCTGCTGACCGGCCGCATGTGGCTGATCGCGGGCTGGCTGAGCTTCTTCGTCGTGCAGGCCTTCGTCCGCGGCTGGCTCTTCGGCACGTCGATCCCCGGCGCGCTGGCGATGGGCACCGGCGTCGCGTTCGTGCTCTACACGAACTACATGGTGACCGACCCGGGCACGTCGCCGTCGAAGAAGGGTTCGCAGTTCCTCTTCGGCGCGGGCGTGGCGCTCACGTACGGCTTCTTCACCGCCGTGCACGTGGCCTACGGGCTCTTCCTGGCCACCGCGACCGTTTGCCTGATCCGCGGGTTGTTCCTGTGGGGCCTGCACTTCTCGAACAAGGCGCGGATCAAGTTCGAGGCGGACCAGGCCGCGCAGAAGGCGAAGCTGGAACTCGCCGCCGCGCCGCCGGCCGACGGCGAGAAGCCCGGGGCAGTCGCGGCATGA
- a CDS encoding cytochrome P450 has translation MTVPSDEARAARTAPPGPPRRATFRLLKQLFTDRLALMGDNADTYGDVVRIAIGPKAMYLVNHPDLAKHVLADNAANYHKGIGLQEARRALGDGLLTSDGDTWKKQRRTIQPVFQPKRISRQAAVVASEVDTLVQRLAEHDGPVEILHEMTGLTLGVLGKTLLDAELGGYETLGHSFEAVQDQAMFEAVTLSMVPQWVPLKKQVGFRTARDDLRRIADELVDQRLANPVENGEDVLSRLIASGSGEGASRTRMRDELITLLLAGHETTASTLGWAFHLIDEHPEVGERLHTEAVEVLGDRLPEHEDLRKLTYTVAVVEEVMRMYPPVWLLPRIAQADDEIGGYHVPAGSDVVVVPYTLHRHPGFWTDPERFDPERFTAAERPPRYAYLPFGAGPRFCIGNSLGVMEAVFVLAMAARDLELRKVPGKVVEPEAMLSLRVRGGLPMTVHRRERRRRSEAA, from the coding sequence ATGACCGTTCCCTCGGACGAGGCCCGGGCGGCGCGCACCGCGCCGCCCGGGCCGCCGCGCCGGGCGACGTTCCGGTTGCTGAAGCAGCTCTTCACCGACCGGCTCGCGCTCATGGGCGACAACGCCGACACCTACGGCGACGTCGTCCGCATCGCCATCGGCCCCAAGGCGATGTACCTGGTGAACCACCCCGACCTGGCGAAGCACGTCCTCGCCGACAACGCCGCGAACTACCACAAGGGCATCGGCCTGCAGGAGGCCCGCCGGGCCCTCGGCGACGGCCTGCTCACCAGCGACGGCGACACCTGGAAGAAGCAGCGCCGGACCATCCAGCCGGTGTTCCAGCCCAAGCGGATCTCGCGCCAGGCCGCCGTCGTGGCGTCCGAAGTGGACACTCTCGTGCAGCGGCTGGCCGAGCACGACGGGCCGGTCGAGATCCTGCACGAGATGACCGGCCTGACTCTCGGTGTCCTCGGCAAGACGCTGCTCGACGCGGAGCTCGGCGGGTACGAGACGCTGGGTCACTCGTTCGAGGCCGTGCAGGACCAGGCCATGTTCGAGGCGGTCACGCTCAGCATGGTCCCGCAGTGGGTGCCGCTGAAGAAGCAGGTCGGGTTCCGGACCGCGCGTGACGACCTGCGCCGGATCGCCGACGAGCTGGTCGACCAGCGGCTCGCGAACCCGGTCGAGAACGGCGAGGACGTGCTGTCCCGGCTGATCGCGTCCGGGTCCGGCGAGGGCGCGTCGCGGACGCGCATGCGCGACGAGCTGATCACGCTGCTGCTGGCCGGGCACGAGACGACGGCGAGCACGCTCGGCTGGGCGTTCCACCTGATCGACGAGCACCCCGAGGTCGGTGAGCGGCTGCACACCGAAGCCGTCGAGGTGCTCGGCGACCGGCTGCCCGAGCACGAGGACCTGCGGAAGCTGACCTACACCGTGGCGGTGGTCGAAGAGGTCATGCGGATGTACCCGCCGGTCTGGCTGCTGCCGCGGATCGCGCAGGCCGACGACGAGATCGGCGGGTACCACGTGCCGGCCGGGTCCGACGTCGTCGTCGTGCCCTACACGCTGCACCGGCACCCGGGGTTCTGGACCGACCCGGAGCGCTTCGACCCGGAGCGGTTCACCGCCGCGGAGCGGCCGCCGCGGTACGCCTACCTGCCGTTCGGGGCCGGGCCGAGGTTCTGCATCGGCAACAGCCTCGGCGTGATGGAGGCCGTGTTCGTGCTGGCGATGGCCGCCCGGGACCTGGAGCTGCGCAAGGTCCCCGGCAAGGTCGTCGAACCCGAGGCGATGCTTTCGCTGCGGGTGCGCGGCGGGCTGCCGATGACCGTGCACCGTCGGGAGCGACGGCGCCGGTCCGAAGCAGCTTGA
- a CDS encoding DUF5987 family protein, whose protein sequence is MQPEATEEERVMNMTLEAYADTIVPGEKRYPGDRAIAGAAPGPGSVVAGALELLNFDATGVTAGLPYLAQSLNDHAKSYAGEVTLELDHDVPPFVALPYEHRRELVRRLTTPGHPEKDGWVSLALFCNMAYDSAPHLHTADAIRDGHPGLLALGYKAPDADGFWRFPKYGYGRKLAELHPDTTPSGSPA, encoded by the coding sequence GTGCAACCCGAGGCCACCGAAGAAGAACGCGTGATGAACATGACTCTCGAGGCCTACGCGGACACGATCGTCCCCGGGGAGAAGCGGTATCCCGGTGACCGGGCGATCGCCGGGGCGGCGCCCGGCCCGGGGTCGGTGGTGGCCGGCGCGCTCGAGCTGCTGAACTTCGACGCGACCGGCGTCACGGCCGGCCTGCCCTACCTCGCGCAGTCGCTCAACGACCACGCGAAGTCCTACGCGGGCGAGGTGACGCTGGAGCTCGACCACGACGTCCCGCCGTTCGTCGCGCTCCCGTACGAGCACCGCCGCGAGCTGGTGCGGCGGCTGACCACGCCCGGCCACCCGGAGAAGGACGGCTGGGTCAGCCTCGCGCTGTTCTGCAACATGGCCTACGACAGCGCACCGCACCTGCACACCGCCGACGCCATCCGCGACGGGCACCCCGGCCTGCTGGCGCTGGGGTACAAGGCGCCGGACGCCGACGGCTTCTGGCGGTTCCCGAAGTACGGCTACGGCCGCAAGCTGGCCGAGCTCCACCCCGACACGACGCCTTCCGGGAGCCCAGCATGA
- a CDS encoding GMC family oxidoreductase N-terminal domain-containing protein, producing MSAIEQTDVVIVGSGFGGSIPAYHLAAGGAKVTVLERGPWLAADDFEHDYLLGSSYTRAFDFVVGDGMSVLGGNCVGGGSVVYFAAMPRAPRFVFERHGSIGRRMWPSVLTRDSLEPWYDRVDESIPVSKQDWNDVSYAGGLWAAACHHSGRTANPAPVAVDNATCVNCNFMMAGCRFDAKRSMLTNYLPAALAHGAQIRPLHEVQRLERTEDGGYRVHFDLIDEEDYRVHTGSGVIEAKVVIIAAGAGATPVILQRSEATLGTMPHGVGRYFSGNGERLNTAIIDEDRVREVLGLSREDGPVYSANHIGKGPTVANWDKLDGSLPEYERFSLEQLYFPPGLGTILAQVPGGDEPRWYGAQKKEILNQWSNWLTIFLMTEDDNEGVFGTPPPTGNAYRISQQMLGRGPLRYDPTPNTRRGWALADADCKAIIEKDGIAKVSPWTNDVVGAYTVHPLASCRIGDDAATSALHPNHELRNHPGIFVTDSASVPGALTVNPAMTIAALAERSIPGIVRALQARDVDVKYGAPAPDGSITGRRAVSKLDLVAGN from the coding sequence ATGAGCGCGATCGAGCAGACCGACGTCGTCATCGTCGGCAGCGGGTTCGGCGGGTCCATCCCCGCGTACCACCTCGCCGCGGGCGGGGCCAAGGTCACCGTCCTCGAACGCGGGCCCTGGCTGGCCGCGGACGACTTCGAGCACGACTACCTGCTCGGCTCGTCCTACACCCGCGCGTTCGACTTCGTCGTCGGCGACGGGATGAGCGTGCTGGGCGGCAACTGCGTCGGCGGCGGCAGCGTGGTGTACTTCGCCGCGATGCCGCGCGCGCCGCGGTTCGTGTTCGAGCGGCACGGCAGCATCGGGCGCCGGATGTGGCCGTCGGTCCTCACGCGCGACTCGCTGGAGCCGTGGTACGACCGGGTCGACGAGTCGATCCCGGTGTCCAAACAGGACTGGAACGACGTCTCCTACGCCGGTGGCCTGTGGGCCGCGGCCTGCCACCACTCGGGGCGCACCGCGAACCCGGCGCCGGTGGCGGTGGACAACGCCACCTGCGTCAACTGCAACTTCATGATGGCCGGCTGCAGGTTCGACGCCAAGCGGTCGATGCTGACGAACTACCTGCCGGCGGCCCTGGCGCACGGCGCGCAGATCCGGCCGCTGCACGAGGTCCAGCGCCTCGAGCGGACCGAGGACGGCGGCTACCGCGTCCACTTCGACCTGATCGACGAAGAGGACTACCGGGTCCACACCGGCAGCGGCGTCATCGAGGCGAAGGTCGTCATCATCGCCGCCGGCGCCGGCGCGACGCCGGTGATCCTGCAGCGCTCGGAGGCCACGCTCGGCACCATGCCGCACGGCGTCGGCCGGTACTTCTCCGGCAACGGCGAGCGGCTCAACACCGCGATCATCGACGAGGACCGCGTCCGCGAGGTGCTCGGACTGTCCCGTGAGGACGGTCCGGTGTACTCGGCCAACCACATCGGCAAGGGCCCGACGGTCGCGAACTGGGACAAGCTCGACGGGTCGTTGCCGGAGTACGAGCGGTTCTCGCTGGAGCAGCTGTACTTCCCGCCGGGGCTGGGCACGATCCTCGCCCAGGTGCCGGGCGGGGACGAGCCGCGCTGGTACGGGGCGCAGAAGAAGGAGATCCTCAACCAGTGGTCCAACTGGCTGACGATCTTCCTGATGACCGAGGACGACAACGAGGGCGTCTTCGGCACCCCGCCGCCCACCGGCAACGCGTACCGGATCTCGCAGCAGATGCTCGGGCGCGGCCCGCTGCGCTACGACCCGACGCCGAACACGCGTCGCGGCTGGGCGCTGGCGGACGCCGACTGCAAGGCGATCATCGAGAAGGACGGCATCGCCAAGGTATCGCCGTGGACCAACGACGTCGTCGGGGCGTACACCGTGCACCCGCTGGCGTCGTGCCGGATCGGGGACGACGCGGCGACGTCCGCGCTGCACCCGAACCACGAGCTGCGCAACCACCCGGGCATCTTCGTCACCGACAGCGCGTCGGTGCCGGGCGCGCTGACGGTGAACCCGGCGATGACCATCGCCGCGCTCGCCGAGCGGTCGATCCCGGGCATCGTCCGGGCCCTGCAGGCCCGCGACGTCGACGTCAAGTACGGCGCCCCGGCCCCCGACGGCTCGATCACGGGCCGCCGGGCGGTGTCCAAGCTCGACCTGGTCGCCGGCAACTGA
- a CDS encoding carboxymuconolactone decarboxylase family protein — protein MAPGVVRVALRRTLRDVKYVEAVRPRRARGLVRDVYRQVERDFGMLAPPLALHSPAPDVLAAVWLMLRESLVAGGTASRADKEVVAAAVSAANSCPYCVEVHAMALASLGEPGAAAAIEAGDAGAIADRDTRALAAWARGEGRLPADVPATTAAEFTAVAVAFHYLNRVVSVFLGPSPLPAAVPASARAKAKAVLGTLLRPEGAPPPGDALGLLPPAPADGPGWAPPGGTLSDAFARAAAAIEAAGERSVPPRVRDLVRRELKAWDGKPPGLSRAWAEPVLAELPAGERAAGRLALFTAKAAYQVDAPDVAAVRPERTDDRALVELVSWAALTAAVAAAERLPHRPRREDSAGRRG, from the coding sequence ATGGCGCCGGGAGTGGTGCGGGTCGCGCTGCGGCGGACGCTGCGGGACGTGAAGTACGTCGAGGCCGTGCGGCCGCGGCGAGCGCGGGGGCTCGTGCGGGACGTCTACCGGCAGGTGGAGCGGGACTTCGGGATGCTCGCGCCGCCCCTCGCGCTGCACTCGCCCGCGCCGGACGTGCTCGCCGCGGTGTGGCTGATGCTGCGCGAGTCGCTGGTCGCGGGCGGGACGGCGAGCCGGGCCGACAAGGAGGTCGTCGCGGCCGCGGTGTCGGCGGCGAACTCGTGCCCGTACTGCGTCGAGGTGCACGCCATGGCGCTCGCGTCGCTGGGGGAGCCGGGCGCCGCCGCGGCCATCGAGGCCGGCGATGCCGGGGCCATCGCGGACCGGGACACGCGGGCGCTGGCGGCGTGGGCGCGGGGCGAGGGACGGCTGCCCGCCGACGTCCCGGCGACCACCGCCGCCGAGTTCACCGCCGTGGCCGTCGCGTTCCACTACCTCAACCGGGTGGTGAGTGTGTTCCTCGGCCCGTCGCCGCTGCCGGCCGCCGTTCCGGCGTCCGCGCGGGCGAAGGCCAAGGCGGTGCTGGGAACCCTGCTCCGGCCGGAGGGCGCGCCGCCGCCCGGGGACGCGCTGGGTCTGCTCCCGCCCGCCCCCGCCGACGGTCCCGGCTGGGCACCCCCGGGCGGCACCCTCTCCGACGCCTTCGCGCGCGCCGCGGCGGCGATCGAAGCCGCCGGGGAGCGCTCGGTGCCGCCCCGGGTGCGGGACCTCGTCCGTCGCGAGCTCAAGGCCTGGGACGGGAAACCGCCCGGGCTGAGCCGCGCCTGGGCCGAGCCGGTGCTCGCCGAGCTGCCCGCGGGCGAACGCGCGGCCGGCCGGCTCGCGCTGTTCACCGCCAAGGCGGCCTACCAGGTCGACGCGCCGGACGTGGCCGCCGTCCGTCCGGAAAGGACGGACGATCGCGCCCTGGTGGAGCTGGTGTCGTGGGCGGCTCTCACCGCGGCCGTGGCGGCCGCCGAGCGGCTGCCGCACCGCCCGCGAAGAGAAGACTCCGCAGGTCGGCGCGGGTGA
- a CDS encoding TIGR03084 family metal-binding protein, which yields MTDTKGVINDLTAEAAEVDALVAGLPEAGWDTPSPAPGWAVKHQIAHLAFIFRIAGLAAAQPAAFVEMTKAVESVGFENAVEGALQEFVHDPAEVLLTRWRAERDAGIKSLAAVPGDQLVPWLVNPLPPYVLACAGMMELFGHGQDIADALGVRLERTDRIKHLVGFAVRVRDFGYEARNLTPPSEEFRYELTAPSGALWTFGPADADQRVSGSAEDFCLLVTRRRHRYDLDIRAKGTVADQWLDIAQAYRGPAGQGRRPGQFDA from the coding sequence GTGACTGACACCAAGGGCGTGATCAACGACCTGACCGCCGAGGCCGCCGAGGTGGACGCCCTCGTCGCCGGTCTCCCCGAAGCCGGGTGGGACACCCCGAGCCCGGCGCCGGGCTGGGCGGTGAAGCACCAGATCGCGCACCTCGCGTTCATCTTCCGGATCGCCGGCCTCGCGGCCGCGCAGCCGGCGGCGTTCGTCGAGATGACCAAGGCGGTCGAGTCCGTCGGCTTCGAGAACGCCGTCGAAGGCGCGCTGCAGGAGTTCGTCCACGACCCGGCCGAGGTACTGCTGACCCGCTGGCGCGCCGAGCGCGACGCCGGGATCAAGTCGCTCGCCGCCGTCCCCGGCGACCAGCTGGTGCCGTGGCTGGTGAACCCGCTGCCGCCGTACGTGCTGGCCTGCGCCGGGATGATGGAGCTCTTCGGCCACGGCCAGGACATCGCCGACGCGCTGGGCGTGCGGCTCGAGCGCACCGACCGGATCAAGCACCTCGTCGGGTTCGCCGTCCGGGTCCGGGACTTCGGCTACGAGGCGCGGAACCTGACGCCGCCGTCGGAGGAGTTCCGGTACGAGCTCACCGCGCCCTCGGGCGCGCTCTGGACGTTCGGCCCCGCCGACGCCGACCAGCGGGTGAGCGGCAGCGCCGAGGACTTCTGCCTGCTCGTCACCCGGCGGCGGCACCGCTACGACCTCGACATCCGGGCGAAGGGCACGGTGGCCGACCAGTGGCTCGACATCGCCCAGGCCTACCGCGGGCCGGCTGGCCAGGGCCGCCGTCCCGGCCAGTTCGACGCCTGA